A portion of the Eubacterium maltosivorans genome contains these proteins:
- a CDS encoding TetR/AcrR family transcriptional regulator — protein sequence MARNKHPEVTINRILDTSWELFMEKGYEATTIQDIVNALGDLSKGAIYHHFKSKEEILDAVTDRFYKEQGLLDVLTQNPKNKTGLERLQQCMIISLESPFNHAVYHMVPDLLKNARMLVMQVKTSMEDTAPSIQVLIEQGVADGSIHTKYPKELAETLILLSNLWITPALFTKTREEFYEKIKFLDALLSSQGLNLINEAVKKAIDVFADAVYSEK from the coding sequence ATGGCAAGAAACAAACATCCCGAGGTAACAATTAACCGTATTCTGGATACCTCATGGGAATTATTTATGGAAAAGGGCTATGAAGCCACCACAATTCAAGACATTGTCAATGCGCTCGGCGACCTGAGCAAGGGCGCGATCTACCACCATTTCAAAAGCAAAGAAGAAATTCTCGACGCCGTCACCGACAGGTTTTATAAAGAACAAGGGCTTTTGGATGTGCTGACTCAGAATCCGAAAAATAAAACCGGGTTAGAACGCCTGCAGCAGTGTATGATCATATCACTGGAAAGCCCCTTTAACCACGCTGTTTATCATATGGTCCCCGACTTGTTAAAAAACGCGCGGATGCTGGTCATGCAGGTTAAAACATCGATGGAGGATACTGCGCCTTCCATTCAGGTCCTGATTGAACAGGGAGTAGCAGATGGGTCAATCCATACCAAATATCCTAAAGAACTAGCAGAGACCCTGATTTTACTGTCAAATCTCTGGATTACGCCTGCGCTGTTTACCAAAACGCGGGAAGAGTTTTATGAAAAAATCAAATTTCTTGACGCCCTTCTTTCTTCCCAGGGATTGAACCTTATTAATGAGGCTGTTAAAAAAGCCATCGACGTATTTGCAGACGCTGTTTATTCAGAAAAATAA
- a CDS encoding GNAT family N-acetyltransferase, with protein sequence MILKTKRLSLREMSDYDFKDLCEMLQDPVVMTAYEHAFEDEEVRQWLENQKRRYSEDGFGLWAVLLKETGEMIGQCGLTWQNVGEEKVLEVGYLFKKAFWHKGYAIEAAKACKQYAFEILGVKEVYSIIRDTNIASQAVAKRNGMTLKGEIVKHYYEMDMPHLLYSAVRK encoded by the coding sequence ATGATTTTAAAAACAAAAAGATTATCCCTTAGAGAAATGAGCGATTATGATTTTAAAGATCTCTGCGAGATGCTTCAGGATCCTGTTGTTATGACAGCTTATGAGCATGCTTTTGAGGATGAGGAAGTAAGACAGTGGCTGGAGAATCAGAAAAGACGCTACAGCGAAGACGGCTTTGGCTTATGGGCAGTGCTTCTTAAAGAAACAGGAGAAATGATCGGACAGTGCGGCCTGACCTGGCAAAATGTGGGGGAAGAGAAAGTTTTAGAGGTGGGCTATTTGTTTAAGAAGGCTTTCTGGCATAAAGGATACGCAATTGAGGCGGCCAAAGCTTGTAAGCAGTACGCCTTTGAGATTTTAGGCGTTAAGGAGGTCTACTCCATTATCCGTGATACAAACATCGCCTCACAGGCTGTTGCAAAACGTAATGGGATGACATTGAAAGGCGAAATCGTCAAGCACTACTACGAAATGGATATGCCGCATTTGCTTTATTCAGCTGTTAGAAAATAA
- a CDS encoding GNAT family N-acetyltransferase, with protein sequence MIEKMLFTNRLVLRRSETALSELVTDYFIRNADFLKAWDAAHDSAFYTEAYQQKALKQDERDFLQGHGLRYWLMPENERRIIGNISFNNIVMGPFCSCFLGYRLDEKRQGRGLMTEALKKGIETAFGPLGLHRIEANIMPKNKASLRVAEKLDFKNEGLSTKYLKINGVWEDHIHMVLLNEEIE encoded by the coding sequence ATGATTGAAAAAATGCTTTTTACTAACAGATTAGTGCTCAGGCGGTCAGAGACAGCACTCTCGGAACTGGTGACCGATTATTTTATACGAAACGCCGATTTTTTGAAAGCCTGGGATGCAGCGCATGATTCAGCGTTTTATACAGAGGCTTATCAGCAAAAAGCTTTGAAGCAGGATGAAAGAGATTTTTTACAGGGGCATGGCTTAAGATATTGGCTGATGCCAGAAAATGAAAGGAGGATTATCGGTAACATTTCTTTTAATAATATCGTTATGGGGCCATTTTGCTCGTGTTTTCTGGGTTACCGGCTGGATGAAAAGAGGCAGGGCAGAGGGCTCATGACAGAAGCGTTGAAGAAGGGAATTGAAACGGCCTTTGGACCGCTAGGGCTTCATCGAATTGAAGCCAATATTATGCCCAAAAACAAGGCGTCTTTGCGGGTGGCCGAAAAGCTTGATTTTAAGAATGAGGGCTTATCCACTAAATATTTAAAGATTAACGGTGTATGGGAGGACCACATCCATATGGTTTTATTGAATGAGGAGATAGAATAA
- a CDS encoding helix-turn-helix domain-containing protein: MSIGERLKEARKAKGFSQDKLAEAIGTSRTVITDIERDKTEHPRVSYVDTICKTLEISKEWLLRDEGPMAYPLPEWNANEILTQIHEILVDLRPEEQIYVLDMIKTYEKHRIALNKET; encoded by the coding sequence TTGAGTATCGGAGAACGGTTGAAAGAAGCGCGCAAAGCGAAAGGATTTTCTCAGGATAAACTGGCTGAAGCAATAGGCACCTCACGTACGGTCATTACAGATATCGAGCGCGACAAAACAGAGCACCCGCGTGTCTCTTATGTCGATACCATCTGTAAAACACTGGAAATCAGCAAAGAGTGGCTGCTCCGGGATGAGGGTCCAATGGCCTATCCGCTTCCTGAATGGAACGCCAATGAGATTTTAACACAGATTCATGAAATTCTGGTTGATCTCCGCCCTGAAGAACAAATCTATGTGCTGGACATGATAAAGACCTATGAAAAGCACCGGATTGCCCTTAATAAAGAAACTTAG